A stretch of the Sulfurimonas sp. HSL-1656 genome encodes the following:
- a CDS encoding YihY family inner membrane protein, which translates to MQENIHRYSWKRFKRHARYYWNQLLDSELTYYASSLSFYTIFTVIPLLMIILSIAVTMPSFQEYYADLKAFLIENLLPVQSEQISQYIDEFLSNAVKLSVVGSLMIVVASMLFFENYEYIVNKIFHTKRRTIWQSVTTYWTLVTLSPIAFGLSIYLSTRAAAVLGEYGATAWFNLVSIFPYIIVWMLFFIIYKISPNTNVDTKAAFITSFIIAAVWTLAKNGFVYYIFYNKTYTTVYGSFSIVLFTFIWIYTSWIIFVYGLKLCYLIDRAYKYRRGQKGQEHFDRLEWKRKQA; encoded by the coding sequence ATGCAAGAGAACATCCACCGCTACTCCTGGAAACGCTTTAAGCGGCATGCCCGCTACTACTGGAACCAGCTCCTCGACTCCGAGCTGACCTACTACGCTTCGAGCCTCAGTTTCTACACGATCTTCACCGTCATCCCGCTGCTGATGATCATTCTCTCCATCGCGGTGACGATGCCGAGTTTCCAGGAGTATTACGCGGATCTGAAGGCCTTTCTCATCGAGAACCTTCTGCCCGTGCAGTCCGAACAGATCTCCCAGTATATCGACGAGTTTCTCAGCAACGCCGTCAAGCTCAGCGTCGTCGGTTCTTTGATGATCGTCGTCGCCTCCATGCTCTTTTTCGAAAACTACGAATACATCGTCAACAAGATCTTCCATACCAAGCGCCGCACCATCTGGCAGTCCGTTACGACCTACTGGACCCTGGTGACACTCAGCCCGATCGCCTTCGGTCTCTCTATCTACCTCTCGACCCGGGCCGCCGCCGTGCTCGGCGAATACGGAGCGACGGCATGGTTCAACCTGGTGAGCATCTTCCCCTACATCATCGTCTGGATGCTCTTTTTCATCATCTACAAGATTTCGCCCAACACCAACGTCGACACCAAAGCCGCCTTCATCACCTCCTTTATCATCGCTGCCGTCTGGACACTGGCCAAGAACGGCTTCGTCTACTACATCTTTTACAACAAGACCTATACGACCGTCTACGGCTCCTTTTCGATTGTCCTCTTTACCTTTATCTGGATCTACACCTCATGGATCATCTTCGTCTACGGCCTCAAACTATGCTACCTGATAGACCGCGCCTACAAATACCGCCGCGGCCAGAAGGGGCAGGAGCATTTTGACCGTCTTGAATGGAAGCGCAAGCAGGCTTAG
- a CDS encoding FAD-linked oxidase C-terminal domain-containing protein: protein MIDPKHLQHFAAVVGDDNIYSDKAHLLAYSYDATRERFEPDAVLFPRHEQDVSDILRYCNEHGIVIVPRGAGSGFTGGALPSHGGIVLAFEKHMNKILEIDMQNMVAVVQPGVINMDLQRAVEAVGLFYPPDPASQDYSTIGGNVSENAGGMRAAKYGITKDYVMAIRAVLPNGDVVKAGKRTIKDVAGYNIAGILIASEGTLAVTTEVTLKLIAKPKMTKTAMGVFPSVTEAMEAVYKTMASGVTPVAMEFLDNLTIRAVEQTFNKGLPVDAGAILVTDVDGNLEPDLDFQLAQIEKVFRENGCSDFVIAKDKAEAADLWFARRNASQSLAVYGSKKLNEDVTVPRSALPGLLEKFYAIADKYNINIPCFGHTGDGNVHTNVMVDGKDPEQVKIAYKAIEEVFQATIDMGGTLSGEHGIGLAKAPYMGMAFTDEEMNLFKAIKKAFDPNNILNPNKMGLD from the coding sequence ATGATCGATCCCAAGCACCTGCAGCACTTTGCCGCCGTCGTCGGCGACGACAATATCTACAGCGACAAAGCGCACCTCCTCGCTTACTCCTACGATGCGACCCGCGAACGGTTCGAACCCGACGCCGTCCTCTTCCCGCGCCACGAGCAGGATGTCAGCGATATCCTGCGCTACTGCAACGAGCACGGCATCGTCATCGTGCCGCGCGGGGCCGGCAGCGGCTTTACCGGCGGCGCGCTCCCGAGCCACGGGGGTATCGTCCTCGCGTTTGAAAAGCACATGAATAAGATCCTCGAGATCGACATGCAGAACATGGTCGCCGTCGTGCAGCCGGGGGTCATCAACATGGACCTGCAGCGTGCCGTCGAAGCCGTCGGCCTCTTCTACCCGCCGGACCCGGCCAGCCAGGACTACTCCACCATCGGCGGCAACGTCTCCGAGAACGCCGGCGGGATGCGTGCGGCCAAATACGGCATCACCAAGGACTATGTCATGGCCATCAGGGCCGTACTCCCCAACGGTGATGTTGTCAAGGCGGGCAAACGGACCATCAAGGATGTCGCGGGCTACAACATCGCGGGGATCCTGATCGCCTCCGAGGGGACCCTCGCCGTCACGACGGAAGTGACCCTCAAGCTGATCGCCAAACCGAAAATGACGAAGACGGCGATGGGGGTTTTCCCCTCCGTCACCGAAGCGATGGAAGCGGTCTATAAAACGATGGCCTCGGGGGTCACCCCGGTTGCGATGGAGTTCCTCGACAACCTCACCATCCGTGCCGTCGAACAGACCTTTAACAAGGGCCTGCCCGTCGATGCGGGCGCCATCCTGGTCACCGACGTCGACGGTAACCTCGAGCCGGACCTCGATTTCCAGCTCGCCCAGATCGAGAAGGTTTTCCGCGAGAACGGCTGTTCGGACTTCGTTATCGCCAAAGACAAGGCCGAAGCGGCCGACCTCTGGTTCGCACGCCGCAATGCCAGCCAGTCCCTCGCCGTCTATGGCAGCAAGAAGCTCAACGAGGACGTCACCGTCCCCCGTTCCGCCCTGCCGGGACTGCTCGAGAAGTTCTACGCCATCGCCGACAAATACAACATCAACATCCCCTGCTTCGGCCATACGGGCGACGGGAACGTCCACACCAACGTCATGGTCGACGGCAAGGACCCCGAACAGGTCAAAATCGCTTACAAGGCGATCGAGGAGGTCTTTCAGGCCACCATCGACATGGGCGGGACGCTGAGCGGCGAACACGGTATCGGCCTGGCGAAAGCCCCCTACATGGGCATGGCCTTCACCGACGAGGAGATGAATCTCTTCAAAGCGATCAAGAAAGCCTTCGACCCCAATAACATCCTCAACCCGAACAAGATGGGGCTCGACTAA
- a CDS encoding plasminogen-binding N-terminal domain-containing protein, with the protein MIRLLFFLPLFFGVLHAGELHLTLETVSAGTETGTIKTARVEPGVSGFVVRHFTPEHSAIIASAVAQAYDETAGVLTVAFSEYSGLQQNSLPKGEWQPKAGDEVILAFAYTRGILIAPTRSTYLKLTEQLKSVEWMHPDTLATYLSYRGHPTPLKEDLSGFCTVATTGLLFLYLDDSLFTVDCQSLSLLQLTAAGLAYEAPQLPFYTRVEEIDANWFGSGSGRLDAYEPYYLELLVENNPHSRKLYDFIQSHPSADKQLLDEFDLKGQP; encoded by the coding sequence GTGATCAGACTGCTCTTTTTTCTCCCGTTATTTTTTGGCGTTCTCCATGCCGGCGAACTGCACCTTACCCTCGAGACTGTTTCGGCAGGGACAGAGACCGGTACGATCAAAACGGCCCGGGTCGAACCGGGCGTCAGCGGTTTTGTCGTCCGCCACTTCACGCCGGAACACAGCGCGATCATCGCCAGTGCCGTTGCCCAGGCGTATGACGAGACGGCAGGAGTGCTGACCGTCGCCTTTTCCGAATACAGCGGCCTGCAGCAGAACTCCCTGCCCAAAGGCGAGTGGCAGCCCAAGGCGGGGGACGAGGTTATCCTCGCCTTTGCCTATACCCGCGGCATCCTGATCGCTCCGACGCGCAGCACCTACCTGAAGCTGACGGAGCAGCTGAAAAGCGTCGAGTGGATGCACCCCGACACCCTGGCGACCTACCTCTCCTACCGCGGGCACCCGACCCCGCTCAAAGAGGATCTCTCCGGCTTCTGTACCGTCGCGACGACCGGGCTGCTCTTTCTCTACCTCGACGACAGCCTCTTCACCGTGGACTGCCAGAGCCTGAGCCTGCTGCAGCTCACCGCGGCCGGGCTGGCTTACGAAGCGCCGCAGCTCCCCTTTTACACCCGTGTCGAGGAGATCGACGCCAACTGGTTCGGCAGCGGCAGCGGCAGACTGGACGCCTATGAACCCTACTACCTTGAACTGCTCGTTGAAAACAACCCGCATTCGCGCAAACTATACGACTTTATTCAGTCGCATCCAAGCGCCGATAAGCAATTATTAGACGAATTTGACCTGAAGGGCCAGCCATGA
- a CDS encoding peptidoglycan DD-metalloendopeptidase family protein produces MVRVFWLLLAPLVLLASSVETYKWSEGESYLMFLERLHLPQALYYDIDSDDQKLTEELRSGIPYQVMHDRNGTIEQVLIPVSDELQLHLYRKDGGFAFEAIPVIASTKRESISLSIENSPYYDILKATGSRSLAHAFVAGFKNSLNFRRDLRKGDKLVMVYTQKYRLGNPFGMPELLVGMVEMRGKRHSVYLNSDERYYDEKGRQVEGFLLSRPVRSGRVSSGFTLRRFHPILKRYRAHLGVDYAAPRGTPVVAAGSGTVIFAGRSRGYGNLIKVRHGDGYVTLYAHLKAFRRGIRSGKPVKQGQVIGYVGSTGLSTGPHLHFGLYKNGRAINPARVVQVTTKQLGGKALKAFRGEMARLDALVADVMVHPQEAVKVETIDNACYIDPESCRPLKKGENNETHQ; encoded by the coding sequence TTGGTTCGGGTCTTTTGGCTGCTTTTGGCGCCCCTGGTGCTGTTGGCATCGTCGGTGGAAACCTACAAATGGAGCGAGGGTGAGAGTTACCTGATGTTCCTGGAGCGCCTCCATCTTCCGCAGGCACTTTATTACGATATCGACAGCGACGACCAGAAGCTGACGGAGGAACTCCGCAGCGGCATCCCCTACCAGGTGATGCATGACCGCAACGGCACCATCGAACAGGTGCTCATTCCCGTTTCCGACGAACTGCAGCTGCATCTTTACCGCAAAGACGGGGGCTTCGCCTTTGAAGCAATTCCGGTAATCGCTTCGACCAAGCGCGAGTCGATCTCGCTTTCCATCGAAAACTCCCCCTACTACGATATCCTCAAAGCGACCGGTTCCCGCTCACTGGCGCATGCCTTCGTCGCGGGGTTCAAAAACTCCCTCAACTTCCGCCGCGATCTGCGCAAGGGGGACAAGCTCGTGATGGTCTATACGCAGAAGTACCGTCTCGGAAATCCGTTCGGCATGCCCGAGCTGCTGGTCGGCATGGTCGAAATGCGGGGGAAACGCCACTCGGTCTACCTCAACAGCGACGAACGCTACTATGATGAAAAAGGGCGCCAGGTCGAAGGGTTTCTGCTCTCGCGTCCGGTCCGCAGCGGCCGTGTGAGTTCCGGGTTTACGCTGCGCCGATTCCACCCGATCCTCAAACGCTACCGTGCCCACCTCGGGGTGGATTACGCCGCGCCGAGGGGCACACCTGTCGTGGCTGCCGGCAGCGGAACCGTTATTTTTGCGGGTCGCTCGCGCGGGTACGGCAATCTTATCAAGGTCCGGCATGGGGACGGGTATGTGACGCTGTATGCCCACCTGAAGGCTTTCAGACGCGGTATCCGCAGCGGCAAACCGGTCAAGCAGGGGCAGGTGATCGGCTACGTCGGAAGTACGGGGCTCTCGACGGGTCCGCACCTGCACTTCGGACTGTACAAGAACGGCCGTGCGATCAACCCGGCCCGCGTGGTCCAGGTGACGACAAAACAGCTCGGCGGCAAAGCGCTCAAAGCTTTCAGGGGTGAAATGGCACGCCTGGATGCGCTGGTCGCCGATGTGATGGTGCATCCGCAGGAGGCCGTCAAGGTCGAGACGATCGACAACGCCTGCTACATCGATCCCGAAAGCTGCCGTCCGCTGAAGAAGGGGGAGAACAATGAAACACATCAGTGA
- the mgtE gene encoding magnesium transporter — translation MKHISEIKHAFDQFLLGKSEHLPHASEISYLLKNIHQESPEDFRGMLGRIPQDVRGEVLLELPEKLKEDAIEHYSSDELAEAVEGLDSDDAAELIEDIVDFDEDKSEAVYEQLDEEDREDIDKIRSYEDDQAGAWMQTELFEATLDETVRIAIARLKHLKEEGELENVHQLYIVNDEHRLVATVALEDMILMDFEQTFRAQLTTKAFRSVKATDDIDEVATIFEQYDVAVLPVVDHESRLVGRITSDDIYDVIEERATEQIYNLAGVNDEVEQEEGIKGVFKNRASWLFVNLLTAILASAVIGLFDATIAAYVPLAILMPIVASMGGNAGTQTLTVMVRQMALGDIEFGNAKSALYKEIAVALLNGLLFALIMGLIAWAWFQLPLLGIVIGMAMIINLFIAGFFGASIPLLLKRLNIDPAVGSTVLLTTATDVFGFFSFLGLAKVILL, via the coding sequence ATGAAACACATCAGTGAGATCAAACACGCGTTCGACCAGTTTCTGCTGGGCAAATCGGAACACCTTCCCCACGCCAGCGAGATTTCGTACCTGCTTAAAAACATCCACCAGGAGAGCCCGGAAGATTTCCGCGGGATGCTGGGCCGGATCCCCCAGGATGTCCGGGGGGAGGTCCTGCTCGAACTGCCCGAAAAGCTCAAAGAGGATGCGATCGAGCACTACTCCAGCGATGAGCTGGCCGAGGCGGTCGAAGGGCTGGATTCGGATGATGCGGCGGAACTGATCGAGGACATCGTCGATTTCGACGAAGACAAGTCCGAAGCCGTTTACGAGCAGCTCGACGAGGAAGACCGCGAAGACATCGACAAGATCCGCAGCTACGAGGATGACCAGGCCGGCGCCTGGATGCAGACGGAGCTCTTCGAGGCGACGCTCGACGAGACGGTACGCATCGCCATCGCACGGCTCAAACACCTGAAAGAGGAGGGGGAGCTGGAAAATGTCCACCAGCTCTACATCGTCAACGACGAACACCGGCTGGTGGCGACCGTCGCCCTGGAAGACATGATCCTGATGGATTTCGAGCAGACCTTCCGTGCGCAGCTGACGACGAAAGCGTTCCGTTCGGTCAAGGCGACCGATGACATTGACGAGGTTGCGACGATCTTCGAACAGTACGACGTTGCGGTGCTGCCGGTCGTCGACCATGAAAGCCGGCTGGTGGGGCGGATCACCTCGGACGACATCTACGACGTCATCGAAGAGCGCGCCACCGAGCAGATCTATAACCTCGCCGGGGTCAACGACGAAGTCGAACAGGAAGAGGGCATCAAGGGGGTCTTCAAGAACCGCGCCAGCTGGCTCTTCGTCAACCTGCTTACGGCCATTCTCGCCTCGGCGGTCATCGGCCTTTTCGATGCGACGATCGCGGCCTACGTTCCGCTGGCGATCCTGATGCCCATCGTCGCGTCGATGGGGGGCAATGCGGGCACCCAGACCCTGACGGTCATGGTGCGCCAGATGGCGCTGGGGGATATCGAGTTCGGCAACGCCAAGTCGGCGCTCTACAAGGAGATCGCCGTCGCGCTGCTCAACGGCCTGCTCTTTGCCCTGATTATGGGGCTGATCGCCTGGGCATGGTTCCAGCTGCCGCTGCTGGGGATCGTCATCGGTATGGCGATGATCATCAACCTCTTTATCGCCGGTTTCTTCGGCGCCTCCATCCCCCTGCTGCTCAAGCGCCTCAACATCGATCCGGCGGTCGGCTCGACCGTTTTGCTGACGACGGCAACGGACGTCTTCGGCTTCTTCAGCTTCCTTGGACTGGCCAAGGTCATTCTGCTCTGA